From Medicago truncatula cultivar Jemalong A17 chromosome 7, MtrunA17r5.0-ANR, whole genome shotgun sequence, a single genomic window includes:
- the LOC11425781 gene encoding uncharacterized protein isoform X1: MYFFYIETKYNTITVSFIHHVHQRSQEWFEFSLIELLVHKPKFDTLLFLFSFLSIAFVSVKFSPHYTTTAEIAWNQKRKEWVGDQSNKAQRPPRVSTICLTGNPNDMLFSNESFRPPIPLAEMRRHHKDIAESERLFNMRWLKSLNDIFNYVSSTNKLDST; encoded by the exons atgtattttttttacattgagACAAAGTATAATACAATCACCGTATCTTTCATTCATCATGTGCATCAAAGGAGCCAAGAGTGGTTTGAATTTTCCTTGATTGAATTACTCGTACATAAGCCAAAATTTGATacgcttttgtttttgttttcttttctctccATCGCTTTCGTCTCAGTGAAGTTCAGTCCACACTACACAACAACAG CTGAGATAGCGTGGAATCAAAAGAGGAAAGAATGGGTTGGTGATCAGTCAAACAAAGCACAGAGACCCCCTAGAGTTTCAACTATATG CCTGACAGGAAATCCTAACGACATGCTTTTCTCTAACGAATCTTTCCGCCCGCCTATACCTTTAGCT GAGATG agaAGGCATCACAAGGACATTGCTGAGAGTGAGAGACTCTTCAATATGAGATGGTTGAAGTCgttgaatgatatttttaattatgttagCAGCACAAATAAACTTGATAGCACTTAG
- the LOC11425781 gene encoding uncharacterized protein isoform X2, producing MYFFYIETKYNTITVSFIHHVHQRSQEWFEFSLIELLVHKPKFDTLLFLFSFLSIAFVSVKFSPHYTTTAEIAWNQKRKEWVGDQSNKAQRPPRVSTICLTGNPNDMLFSNESFRPPIPLARRHHKDIAESERLFNMRWLKSLNDIFNYVSSTNKLDST from the exons atgtattttttttacattgagACAAAGTATAATACAATCACCGTATCTTTCATTCATCATGTGCATCAAAGGAGCCAAGAGTGGTTTGAATTTTCCTTGATTGAATTACTCGTACATAAGCCAAAATTTGATacgcttttgtttttgttttcttttctctccATCGCTTTCGTCTCAGTGAAGTTCAGTCCACACTACACAACAACAG CTGAGATAGCGTGGAATCAAAAGAGGAAAGAATGGGTTGGTGATCAGTCAAACAAAGCACAGAGACCCCCTAGAGTTTCAACTATATG CCTGACAGGAAATCCTAACGACATGCTTTTCTCTAACGAATCTTTCCGCCCGCCTATACCTTTAGCT agaAGGCATCACAAGGACATTGCTGAGAGTGAGAGACTCTTCAATATGAGATGGTTGAAGTCgttgaatgatatttttaattatgttagCAGCACAAATAAACTTGATAGCACTTAG
- the LOC11425781 gene encoding uncharacterized protein isoform X3 yields the protein MDLIGCSSNAHQNDSSKGSNDARKNNLTGKEAFVNHAEIAWNQKRKEWVGDQSNKAQRPPRVSTICLTGNPNDMLFSNESFRPPIPLAEMRRHHKDIAESERLFNMRWLKSLNDIFNYVSSTNKLDST from the exons ATGGATCTGATTGGTTGTAGTTCAAATGCCCATCAGAACGACTCTTCAAAGGGCTCAAATGATGCCCGCAAAAATAATTTGACTGGGAAAGAAGCCTTTGTAAACCATG CTGAGATAGCGTGGAATCAAAAGAGGAAAGAATGGGTTGGTGATCAGTCAAACAAAGCACAGAGACCCCCTAGAGTTTCAACTATATG CCTGACAGGAAATCCTAACGACATGCTTTTCTCTAACGAATCTTTCCGCCCGCCTATACCTTTAGCT GAGATG agaAGGCATCACAAGGACATTGCTGAGAGTGAGAGACTCTTCAATATGAGATGGTTGAAGTCgttgaatgatatttttaattatgttagCAGCACAAATAAACTTGATAGCACTTAG